In Myxococcus guangdongensis, one genomic interval encodes:
- a CDS encoding DUF1615 family protein, producing the protein MDDPGPGGTGARRRAGQRVTWPLLCLLTACAPRGAGTPEPTVPPPPRLSVQQVTRLIPTHVKEKEGWARDVLAALEAEDVPPSPVTVCSVLAIIEQESGFKADPAVPNLSRMVRTKLEEHADTLGPLGHKALASVLSGKAPGQKRTFDARLRAVQTERDLDTLFRDMLAFYEAEYPTTFATMNLASALFSSRRLEDLNPVTTAGSMQVSVRYAVEKAGEDADPVKVRDALYTREGGVRYGTARLLGFEAAYPQPLFRFADYNAGVYASRNAALQAQVSQLTGVSLVLDGDLQLYDKNGEPRSQDSKSLTALLTFRRTLAPDLSERQVRRDVKKEKEESFESTETFRAVKRVFANQTGQSPVYAQLPQVTLQSPKLKGERTTAWFARSVDARFQKCQGRYRDLTKPPPRARDIQGAK; encoded by the coding sequence ATGGATGACCCAGGCCCAGGTGGAACCGGAGCGCGGCGCCGCGCAGGCCAGCGCGTCACCTGGCCACTGCTGTGTCTCCTCACCGCATGCGCCCCCCGAGGCGCGGGAACGCCCGAGCCCACCGTCCCTCCTCCACCCAGGCTCTCCGTCCAGCAGGTCACCCGCCTCATCCCCACCCACGTGAAGGAGAAGGAGGGCTGGGCCCGTGACGTGCTCGCGGCGCTGGAGGCGGAGGATGTGCCGCCATCTCCGGTCACCGTGTGCTCCGTGCTCGCCATCATCGAGCAGGAGTCCGGCTTCAAGGCGGACCCGGCCGTGCCGAACCTCTCGCGCATGGTGCGCACGAAGCTGGAGGAGCACGCCGACACGCTGGGCCCGCTCGGCCACAAGGCCCTGGCCTCGGTGCTCTCGGGCAAGGCGCCTGGACAGAAGCGCACGTTCGACGCGCGGCTGCGCGCCGTGCAGACCGAGCGCGACCTGGACACGCTCTTCCGCGACATGCTCGCGTTCTACGAGGCCGAGTACCCCACCACCTTCGCCACGATGAACCTGGCCAGCGCCCTGTTCTCCTCGCGTCGACTGGAGGACCTCAACCCCGTCACCACCGCGGGCTCCATGCAGGTGAGCGTCCGCTACGCGGTGGAGAAGGCGGGCGAGGACGCGGACCCGGTGAAGGTGCGCGACGCGCTGTACACCCGCGAAGGCGGCGTGCGCTACGGCACCGCGAGACTGCTCGGCTTCGAGGCCGCCTACCCCCAGCCCCTCTTCCGCTTCGCGGACTACAACGCCGGCGTCTACGCCTCGCGCAACGCCGCGCTCCAGGCCCAGGTCAGCCAGCTCACCGGCGTGTCACTGGTGCTCGACGGAGACCTCCAGCTCTACGACAAGAACGGCGAGCCCAGGAGCCAGGACAGCAAGTCCCTGACCGCGCTGCTCACCTTCCGTCGCACGCTCGCCCCGGACCTCAGCGAGCGCCAGGTCCGCCGCGACGTGAAGAAGGAGAAGGAGGAGTCCTTCGAGTCCACGGAGACGTTCCGCGCGGTGAAGCGCGTCTTCGCGAACCAGACAGGCCAGTCCCCCGTCTACGCGCAGCTGCCGCAGGTGACACTCCAGAGCCCGAAGCTGAAGGGCGAGCGCACCACGGCCTGGTTCGCCCGCTCCGTCGACGCGCGCTTCCAGAAGTGCCAGGGCCGCTACCGCGATTTGACGAAGCCGCCACCTCGCGCCCGGGACATCCAGGGCGCGAAGTGA
- a CDS encoding M16 family metallopeptidase produces the protein MIAPLTWKTVLTAVLLSSGTAAAQGAAPSKPASTAAPAAAQGVKLPKPTTVTLKNGAKLLLVERKEVPLIAFSAWLRGGALADPSGKEGLAALTAELLQKGAGSRDARQFAEAVDGVGAMLETSADLENLVVRGEFMSRDSALMVELLADLLTRPRFAQDELEKTRERMASEITAAKDGDPRGLINTYFEAYQFSGHPYGTPVGGTEASLPTLSREDVLAYAKNQLGGDRLILSVVGDFDSKALAAKLEAALGGWAKAASPAPQVPATTVSQGRRVLLVDKPDATQTYFTIGNTGIARNDADRVTANLVETVLGGRFTSLLNTELRVKSGLTYGARAYFAPSTHPGTFAIFSFTQTEKTDKAIDMALEVYSRYRKTGMDDAMLASAKSYVLGQFPPRLETGGQVANKLSELAFYNLDANDVDGFATAVSSATRDSVGAVLQRTLPAPENLTFVFIGKASAIREMARKYGPVTEMKISDKRFSPAPAPAKR, from the coding sequence ATGATCGCCCCCCTCACCTGGAAGACGGTCCTCACCGCCGTCCTGCTCTCCTCGGGCACCGCCGCGGCCCAGGGCGCCGCGCCGTCCAAGCCCGCCTCCACCGCCGCGCCCGCCGCGGCCCAGGGCGTCAAGCTGCCCAAGCCCACCACCGTCACGCTCAAGAACGGCGCGAAGCTGCTCCTCGTCGAGCGCAAGGAGGTGCCCCTCATCGCCTTCAGCGCGTGGCTGCGCGGCGGCGCGCTCGCGGACCCCTCCGGCAAGGAGGGCCTGGCTGCCCTCACCGCGGAGTTGCTCCAGAAGGGCGCCGGCTCCCGCGATGCCCGCCAGTTCGCCGAGGCGGTGGATGGCGTCGGCGCGATGCTCGAGACCAGCGCGGACCTGGAGAACCTGGTCGTGCGCGGCGAGTTCATGTCCCGCGACAGCGCGCTGATGGTGGAGCTGCTCGCGGACCTGCTCACCCGCCCGCGCTTCGCCCAGGACGAGCTGGAGAAGACGCGCGAGCGCATGGCCTCCGAAATCACCGCGGCCAAGGACGGTGACCCGCGCGGCCTCATCAACACCTACTTCGAGGCGTACCAGTTCTCAGGCCACCCCTACGGCACCCCCGTGGGCGGCACCGAGGCCTCGCTGCCCACGCTCTCCCGCGAGGACGTGCTCGCCTACGCCAAGAACCAGCTCGGCGGCGACCGGCTCATCCTCTCCGTCGTCGGTGACTTCGACAGCAAGGCGCTCGCGGCGAAGCTGGAGGCCGCGCTTGGCGGCTGGGCGAAGGCCGCGAGCCCCGCGCCCCAGGTGCCCGCCACCACCGTCTCCCAGGGCCGCCGCGTCCTGCTGGTCGACAAGCCCGACGCCACGCAGACCTACTTCACCATCGGCAACACGGGCATCGCGCGCAACGACGCGGACCGCGTCACCGCCAACCTGGTGGAGACGGTGCTCGGCGGGCGCTTCACCTCGCTGCTCAACACCGAGCTGCGCGTGAAGTCCGGCCTCACCTACGGCGCCCGCGCCTACTTCGCCCCGAGCACCCACCCGGGCACCTTCGCCATCTTCTCCTTCACCCAGACGGAGAAGACGGACAAGGCCATCGACATGGCGCTGGAGGTGTACAGCCGCTACCGCAAGACAGGCATGGATGACGCCATGCTCGCGTCCGCCAAGTCCTACGTGCTGGGCCAGTTCCCGCCCCGGCTGGAGACGGGCGGCCAGGTGGCCAACAAGCTGTCGGAGCTGGCCTTCTACAACCTGGACGCCAACGACGTGGATGGCTTCGCCACCGCCGTGTCCTCCGCCACCCGCGACTCCGTGGGCGCCGTCCTCCAGCGCACGCTGCCCGCGCCGGAGAACCTGACCTTCGTCTTCATCGGCAAGGCCTCCGCCATCCGCGAGATGGCTCGCAAGTACGGCCCCGTCACGGAGATGAAGATCTCCGACAAGCGCTTCTCCCCGGCGCCCGCGCCCGCCAAGCGCTGA
- a CDS encoding M16 family metallopeptidase — MFRQSLLWTSCLALLAAPVACAQTQAKAPKPAAASSQKLGANVETRTFKNGLKVIVWPDHDIPNVALFNWFRVGSRNEYPGITGLSHFFEHMMFNGAKKFGPGEFDRVMEANGGSNNAFTSEDVTVYQDWFPRSALDIIFQLEADRLQHLSFDPKVIESERGVVYSERRSSVDNNNMGALAEQVQATAFVAHPYQFPVIGWPSDIESWRIEDLQRYFKTYYAPNNGTLIISGAVTPAEVFALVEKYLEPIPSQPAPEPVRTKEPEQQGERRVVVKKVSQSPLLQLAYHGIAGNDADAEALTLLLNILGDGDSSRLHRRLVEEERVAIRAGTMYSPGFDPGLVWLTADLPAGGDLARAEALLTEEVARVAKDGVTEAELRKARNITLANHWRSLETISGRAYTLGASEVFRGDYRKVFDAPARYERVTREDLRKVAARIFVTQRRTVGWLVPTDAAEVASPAARKDATR; from the coding sequence ATGTTCCGTCAGTCCCTCCTCTGGACGTCGTGCCTGGCGCTGCTGGCGGCTCCTGTCGCCTGCGCCCAGACACAAGCCAAGGCCCCCAAGCCCGCCGCCGCGTCCTCCCAGAAGCTCGGCGCCAACGTCGAGACGCGCACCTTCAAGAACGGCCTCAAGGTCATCGTCTGGCCGGACCACGACATCCCCAACGTCGCCCTCTTCAACTGGTTCCGTGTCGGCAGCCGCAACGAGTACCCCGGCATCACCGGCCTGTCCCACTTCTTCGAGCACATGATGTTCAACGGTGCCAAGAAGTTCGGCCCCGGTGAGTTCGACCGCGTCATGGAGGCCAACGGCGGCTCCAACAACGCCTTCACCTCCGAGGACGTCACCGTCTACCAGGACTGGTTCCCTCGCTCCGCCCTCGACATCATCTTCCAGCTCGAGGCCGACCGGCTCCAACACCTGTCCTTCGACCCCAAGGTCATCGAGTCCGAGCGCGGCGTCGTCTACTCGGAGCGCCGCTCCAGCGTCGACAACAACAACATGGGCGCGCTCGCCGAGCAGGTCCAGGCCACCGCCTTCGTCGCCCACCCCTACCAGTTCCCCGTCATCGGCTGGCCGTCCGACATCGAGTCGTGGCGCATCGAAGACCTCCAGCGCTACTTCAAGACCTACTACGCCCCCAACAACGGCACCCTCATCATCAGCGGCGCCGTCACCCCCGCCGAGGTCTTCGCCCTCGTCGAGAAGTACCTCGAGCCCATCCCCTCGCAGCCCGCCCCCGAGCCCGTCCGCACCAAGGAGCCCGAACAACAAGGCGAGCGCCGCGTCGTCGTGAAGAAGGTCTCCCAGTCCCCGCTGCTCCAGCTCGCCTACCACGGCATCGCCGGCAACGACGCGGACGCAGAGGCCCTCACCCTGCTGCTCAACATCCTCGGCGACGGTGATTCGTCGCGACTCCACCGCCGCCTCGTGGAGGAGGAGCGCGTCGCCATCCGCGCCGGCACCATGTACTCGCCCGGCTTCGACCCCGGCCTCGTCTGGCTCACCGCGGACCTGCCCGCTGGCGGCGACCTGGCCCGCGCCGAGGCCCTCCTCACCGAGGAAGTCGCCCGCGTCGCCAAGGACGGCGTCACCGAGGCTGAGCTGCGCAAGGCGCGCAACATCACCCTCGCCAACCACTGGCGCTCGCTGGAGACCATCAGCGGCCGCGCGTACACGCTCGGCGCCTCCGAGGTCTTCCGCGGTGACTACCGCAAGGTCTTCGACGCCCCTGCCCGCTACGAGCGCGTCACCCGCGAGGACCTCCGCAAGGTGGCCGCCCGCATCTTCGTCACCCAGCGCCGCACCGTCGGCTGGCTCGTCCCCACCGACGCCGCCGAAGTCGCCTCCCCCGCCGCTCGCAAGGACGCCACGCGATGA
- a CDS encoding type VI immunity family protein encodes MHRPHVDVAPFVLRALKRYRRELPAGALSSYAEEAGDWEPIDEEGWNTTIRDELLEPRGAVLDLRDASGEKRYRFEYLGRNMSVHAPSDTVCAVGFWLPTEYLTEHGAEPLRELVLELARELPFNSGHAGLAFNCELDLVGVEAEVWTWCHKYPGMDLPRMSRLASQLGTKVSTVSWMTLLGEPVLGAAGLREQLRSTGGTVLELGNERVAVVLAPGPETGEAEHGGVRPSYRKLATSLAPWLFHERQPVGEIPSSEELRRWERRFID; translated from the coding sequence ATGCACCGTCCACATGTGGATGTGGCCCCGTTCGTCCTGAGGGCGTTGAAGCGTTATCGGCGCGAGCTTCCCGCAGGCGCCTTGAGCAGCTACGCCGAAGAGGCGGGGGATTGGGAGCCGATCGACGAGGAGGGATGGAACACCACCATCCGAGACGAACTCCTCGAACCGAGGGGTGCGGTCCTGGACCTTCGGGACGCATCGGGAGAGAAGCGGTATCGCTTCGAGTATCTCGGCCGGAACATGTCGGTGCATGCCCCCTCGGACACAGTCTGCGCGGTGGGCTTCTGGCTGCCCACCGAGTACCTGACGGAGCACGGCGCCGAACCCCTGCGGGAGTTGGTGCTGGAACTTGCCAGGGAGCTCCCCTTCAACTCCGGGCACGCGGGGCTCGCCTTCAACTGCGAGCTGGACCTCGTGGGAGTCGAAGCTGAGGTCTGGACGTGGTGCCACAAGTATCCGGGGATGGACCTCCCTCGGATGAGCCGGCTTGCATCACAGCTCGGCACGAAGGTCAGCACGGTCTCCTGGATGACGCTCCTGGGAGAGCCGGTGCTGGGTGCGGCGGGGCTCCGTGAGCAGCTTCGCTCAACGGGGGGCACCGTGCTGGAGTTGGGCAACGAGCGAGTTGCCGTCGTACTCGCCCCGGGACCCGAAACGGGAGAGGCGGAGCACGGCGGCGTTCGGCCCTCGTACCGCAAGCTCGCCACCTCACTGGCTCCCTGGCTTTTTCACGAACGGCAACCCGTGGGCGAGATTCCCTCGAGCGAGGAGCTACGCCGATGGGAGCGACGCTTCATCGACTGA
- a CDS encoding sigma-70 family RNA polymerase sigma factor has product MEAIKVNEFCESPELEVPGAVVEARVREHLKLVERLAWKYRWTGLPQDELVAEGNVGLMEAAGRFEDRGVPFGAYASQWIRARIRAYVGRNWSMAGGRAPWVVFQLRRERARLEARWGEGHPEVVRRLADALGKKEEDVARAAESLTRDLSLDAPVTQDGDVTRLEVLEGDFESQEDSVDRAQWAERLRASVEEAWPELDARERALVEERMMVEEGVSAEFLAQRFGVTAVRIRQIEQGLRAKLKKRLTASLTTWDAEAMPRAA; this is encoded by the coding sequence ATGGAAGCCATCAAGGTGAACGAGTTCTGCGAGTCCCCTGAGCTTGAGGTGCCGGGCGCGGTGGTCGAGGCGCGGGTACGCGAGCACCTGAAACTGGTGGAGCGGCTGGCATGGAAGTACCGCTGGACGGGGCTGCCGCAGGACGAGCTGGTGGCGGAGGGCAACGTCGGGTTGATGGAGGCGGCGGGGCGGTTCGAGGACCGGGGCGTTCCGTTCGGGGCGTACGCGAGTCAGTGGATTCGGGCGCGCATCCGGGCGTACGTGGGGCGCAACTGGAGCATGGCGGGTGGGCGGGCGCCCTGGGTGGTGTTCCAGCTGCGTCGGGAGCGGGCGCGGCTGGAGGCCCGGTGGGGGGAGGGTCACCCGGAGGTGGTGCGGCGGCTGGCGGACGCGCTGGGCAAGAAGGAGGAGGACGTGGCCCGGGCGGCGGAGTCGCTGACGAGGGACTTGTCGCTGGACGCGCCGGTGACGCAGGACGGGGACGTGACGCGGCTGGAGGTGTTGGAGGGGGACTTCGAGTCGCAGGAGGACTCGGTGGACCGGGCGCAGTGGGCGGAGCGGCTGCGGGCGAGCGTGGAGGAGGCCTGGCCGGAGCTGGACGCGAGGGAGCGGGCGTTGGTGGAGGAGCGGATGATGGTGGAGGAGGGGGTGAGCGCGGAGTTCCTGGCCCAGCGCTTCGGGGTGACGGCGGTGCGCATCCGGCAGATCGAGCAGGGGCTGAGGGCCAAGCTGAAGAAGAGGCTCACGGCCAGTCTGACGACCTGGGACGCGGAGGCGATGCCGCGTGCGGCGTGA